TAAATCTATTTCAAGGAGGCGTAGTTTAAGAAAACTTTTAATGGTTGCAGGCAATTTTAGGTGAAATAGATTTAAGTTTAGAAAATTTAAGGAGTTTAAAATGGGATTATTAAAAGCCCCTGATAATACACCTGTTTGGGTGAATGAGAATCGCTGTAAAGCTTGTGATTTATGTGTATCCGTATGTCCTTCAGGGACATTGGCAATGCGTCTTGATGAAAATAGAGTCTTGGGAAAAATGGTAGAGATTATTCATCCTGAAAGTTGCATTGGTTGTCAAGATTGTGAGTTGCATTGTCCAGATTTTGCAATTTCAGTTGCAGATAGAAAAGAGTTTAAGTTTGCAAAGATTACTGATGAAGCAAAACAAAGAGCAGAAGCAATTAAAGCTAATCACTATATGGCAGTATAAGGAGTAATGTGTGAGTAGAGAATTAATTTCAAGTGGAAATGAGCTCGTTGCGCACGCTGCAATTGATGCTGGTTGTAAGTTTTTTGGTGGGTATCCTATTACACCTTCTAGTGAAGTTGCACATGAAATGAGCGTAATGTTGCCTCAAGAAAATGGATCATTTATTCAGATGGAGGATGAGATTGCTGGGATCTCTGTGGCTCTTGGTGCTTCAATGAGCGGTGTTAAATCTATGACAGCAACTTCTGGTCCGGGAATCTCTTTGAAATCTGAACAAATCGGACTTAGCTTTATGGCTGAAGTTCCTTTGGTTATTGTTAATGTTATGCGCGGTGGTCCATCAACAGGGCTTCCAACGCGTGTTGCGCAAGGAGATATTGCGCAAGCAGCAAATCCAACGCATGGAGATTATCAATCTATTGCATTGTGTCCTGGGAGTTTAGAAGAAGCTTATACAGAAACAGTGCGCGCCTTTAATTTGGCAGAAAAATTTATGACTCCTGTATTTTTACTCTTGGATGAAACGCTAGGGCATATGCACGGAAAAGCGATTGTTCCTGATCTTAGCGAAGTGCAAAAGTCCATTGTAAATCGACAAGAATTTACAGGGGATAAAAATTCTTATAAGCCTTATGATGTTGCAGAGGATGCGCCAGCTGTGTTAAATCCTTTCTTTAAAGGTTATCGCTATCATATTACAGGATTACACCACGGACCAACAGGATTCCCAACGGAAGATGCGGTGTTATCGCAAAAATTAATTGATAGATTATTTAATAAAATCTTAAGTAAGACAGATGAAATTGTAACCTATGAAGAATATAAGTTAGATGATGCAGATACTCTACTTATTGCTTATGGTTCAGCTTCAAGAAGTGCAAAAGAAGCGGTAGATAGATTAAGAGAAGAGGGTAAAAAAGTGGGATTGTTTAGACCAATTACGCTTTGGCCTTCTCCCAAAAAAGAGTTAGCAGCACTTGGAAAACGCTTTGATAAAATCTTGGTTGCTGAACTAAATAAGGGGCAGTATATTAAAGAAGTAGAACATAGTATGAAAAAAGATGTGGCACTTTTAGCAAAAGCAAATGGGCGTCCATTGTCCCCGATTGAAATTATCAATAAAATTAAGGAGTTATAAGATGGCATTTAATTACGATGAATATTTAAGAGTGGATAAAATGCCTACACTTTGGTGCTGGGGCTGTGGTGATGGTGTTATCTTAAAAGCAATTGTGCGTGCAATTGATAAACTTGGTTGGAATATGGACGATGTTTGTTTGGTGAGTGGGATTGGCTGTTCTGGGCGTGTAAGTTCTTATGTAAATTGTAACACAGTGCATACTACACACGGGCGAACACTGGCTTATGCAACAGGAATTAAGCTTGCAAATCCTACAAAAAAAGTGATTGTTGTAGGAGGGGATGGTGATGGTTTGGCTATTGGTGGAAATCATACAATTCACGCTTGTAGGAGAAATATTGATATTAATTATGTGTTGATTAATAACTTTATCTATGGGCTTACAAATTCACAAACTTCCCCAACAACACCAAAAGGAATGTGGACAGTAACTGCGCAATATGGCAATGTTGATCCAGAGTTTGATCCTTGTAATTTGGCAATTGCTGCTGGTTCAAGTTTTGTTGCGCGTGAGTCTGTGCTTGATCCTAAAAAACTTGAAAAAGTTTTAGTAGAAGGATTTTCGCACGAAGGTTTTGCATTTTTTGATATTTTTAGTAATTGCCATGTAAATTTAGGTAGAAAAAATAAAATGGGTGAGGCGATTGATACACTAAAATGGATTGATAGCAGAATCCTTTCTAAGAAAAAATTTGATGAATTAAGTGATGAAGAGAAAGTTGGGAAGTATCCAACAGGAATTTTGCACCACGATACAAATAAAATTGAATATTGCAAAGCATATAAGCAAGTGCAAGAAAAAGCACAAGCTAAAAAAGGAGGTGCAAAATGAGAAGACAGCTCCGTTTTACAGGTGTTGGAGGACAAGGTGTTTTGCTAGCAGGTGAAATCCTAGCAGAAGCGCAAATCCGTACAGGCGGTTATGGCGTGAAGGCGGCAACTTATACTTCACAAGTGCGTGGAGGACCAACAAAAGTAGATATTCTTTTGGATAATGATGAGATTTTATATCCTTATGCTAATGAGGGTGAAGTGGAGTTTATGCTCTCTACTGCACAGGTGAGCTATGATCAATTTAAAGATGGCTTGAAAGATAATGCAATTATTGTTGTAGAGCCAAATCTTGTAACTCCTAGTGAAGAGGATAAAAAACGCTTTAAAATTTATCCAATTCCAATTATTAGTATTGCCAAAAATGAAGTTGGAAATGTGGTTACACAATCTGTTGTAGCGCTTGCTGTAACGGTAACGCTTACAAAATGTGTAGATAGAGATTTAGTGTTTGAAACAATGATTAGCAAAGTGCCAGCAAAAGTGGTAGATCTAAACAAAAAAGCTTTTGAGCTTGGAGAGAAATACGCTAAGGAAGCATTAAATCAATAGATTCAAGTAGAAATCCTACGCACTTTTAGTGTGCTTAGGATTTAGTTTATTTAGCCTTATATTCCAAAAGTAATCCCTAGAATTAAAACAAGATTTGCAAAGACTAATCCGCTAAAGAAAGCTAGTGTATTAAAAATTTCGTGTTGGATTAAAATCAAAATTCCAATAATTAAGATTCCATAAGTTAAAAGGCGTAAAGGAAAAAAGAATATTTTAGCCCCTGTTTTTATATTGATTGCGCTAAAGTTGTCTAAAAATTTATGCTTTTTTAGTGGAATTTCTTGTGTATTTTGTGAGTTTTTTTCATTGAGTTCTATGGAATCTTTTAAAAAGTTAGAATCGCTTTTGGAATCATCTAAAAAAAACTCTTCTTGTTCTTCATCTTGTTTTTCTTGCTTGCTTTTATAGACTTCTACTAAGGTTTCTAGCTCTTCTTTAGAAGCACCATTTAGTAATTTTAAAATCTTTCTTTTTTGTGTGTAGAAAACACCTAAAGCAATTAGTAAAAAAGACAAAAATGCGAAAATGAAATTAAGCGTGAAAACATTGCCAAAAGCCAGCCAAACACAGCAAAGAATCACCAAAAAAAGAACGAAAAAAAACTTAGTCTTCATCATATTTGCAATGAGCGTATTTAGGATCGTTTGCCAAGGCATCTAATTCTTTTTTTTGCCGCTTATAAGCCTTATATACATTTAAAATTGCTGCACACACGCCCCAAGCAACGCCTAGCCAAAAGAGCCAGCGAACCCCCCCAAAAAGAGATTCAAGTCCATATCCAATTCCAATCCCAATAAGCACAGCAAGCACCATTGAGATTCCAAGAGTAGCGTTAGAATAGGCAAGTATAGCATCTTTGTATTTTGGCGTATCTTTTTGCGATTCAAAATTTGTGTTATTTTTGGATTTCATTTTTATACTCTGCTGATTTCTTGTAACACAATTTGAGCCTTTTGTAGCACTTCATCAATCATTTTAGAATCCATCGTGGCGCAAATAAAGCCAGATTCAAATTGCGAAGGGGCAAAATACACTCCAGAATTTAACATTCCTTGATGAAAAGCCGCATACATTTTAGTATCACTCTTTAGTGCGTCTTGGAAGTTTTTAACAGGATTTGCATTAAAAAAGAATCCAAACATACTGCCGCGCACGCAAGTTTGTAAAGGAATCTTAAAGGAAGCACAAAGTTCTTTTAAGCCATTTGTAAGTTGCAAGGCTAGAGATTCTAAATGTTTATAGACTTTAGGATTTGCGCGTAATTTTTGTAAAGCCACAAGCCCAGCTGCCATTGCTACGGGATTCCCACTAAGTGTGCCTGCTTGATATACCGCACCATTAGGGGAGAGTAAATCCATAATTTCAGCACTTCCGCCAAATGCTCCAACAGGCATTCCCCCGCCAATAACCTTGCCAAAAGTGGTTAAATCCCCACGCACCTTGTAAAACTCTTGCGAGCCGCTAAGTGAAGCTCTAAAGCCACTCATTACTTCATCTATAATTAAAAGGATTCCGTGTTTATCACAGAGACTTCTTAAACCTTCTAAAAACTCCACTTCACTTGGAACAAGCCCCATATTCCCAGCAATAGGCTCTAAAATCACACAGGCCACACCGCTACCTTGTTTTTCACTTAAAGCAATGCAGGATTCCACACTTGCTAAATCATTATAAGTCGCTACAAGTGTATGCTTTGTAAAATCGCTTGGAACACCAGGTGAGCTAGGGTTTCCAAAGGTTGCAAGTCCGCTTCCCGCAGAAACTAATAGTGCATCGCTATGCCCATGGTAGCAACCTTCAAATTTAATAATATCTTCTCTCTTTGTGTAAGCCCTAGCAAGCCTAATTGCGCTCATTGTAGCTTCTGTGCCACTTGAAACAAAGCGGATTTTTTCAATCCCTTCCATTATGCTAATCACTTCTTTAGCAAGAGCAGTTTCTAAAGGTGTTGGAGCACCAAAAGACAAGCCTTTTTTAGCAGTTTGCACAACAGCTTCTTCAATATCTTTATCACAATGCCCAAAAATCAAAGGTCCCCAGCTTTGCACGAAATCAATGTAAGTATTATTGTCTACATCAACTAAATATGCTCCCTTAGCGTGTGCAATAAAAAGGGGCGTGCCTCCTACGCTTTTAAACGCGCGCACAGGGGAATTTACGCCACCAGCAATCACTTGTTTTGCAGCATTAAAGTCATTAATACTATTTAAAAATTCTAAAGATTCCATTTTTAAGCCTTATTTAATTTTATGTGCGACAAATTTTGAGAGATTATCTAGGATTTCTCCGCCTTTACGGAATCCTAACGCACACGCTTCATATGCATAAAACACATTGGGTTGATAAAACACACCATTATTGCTATTTTGTAAGGCAAATTCTTGATAAATTTCTGGATAGTTTCCATAATCTCCGTTTTGAGTGTGGATAGGATTGCCTTGTGCATCAAGAATGCTCACACTCTCTCCCTCTCTACCAAAGGCGTGTTTTTTGACTTGTCTTTTACCTAAAGGTTGATAGGAAGTTTCAAGCAGTAAGGGGTGATTTGGGAATAAATCCCATAGAATTTTAAGCATTCTTTTACTTTGAAATAAAAGTGTGTAAGCAGGATTTAAAAAAATTGTGTTTTTGTTTGCAATCATTGCATTAATAAGTTGTGCAAGCTCTGGTTCATCAATAGCAATACTCTCCCAAGGAATGAGTTTAAACCAAAATTCATAAGTTTCCCCATTAAAGCTTAAGCCATTTTGTTCATCTAAATGCGCTTCGTGTGCGTAACAAAAGCCTGTATTAAAACCCGCTTCTTTGGCAATCACTTCTAAGAGTTTGGTGGTTCGTTCTTCTTCAATGCTTCCTTCAATACTAGAGAATAAAATTTTCCAACCTTCATAAATGTTTTGGAATTGTGAAATATCATCTCCTAGCGTAATCATTCTTTGAAAATTATCGCGAAGTGCTTCATAGAGATTATTAAATTGTAAGGACTCATTGAATCCATTTTTCTTAAGCAACGCCCATTGAATAATAGAGCTTTCATAAACCATTGTAGGCGTGTCTGCATTAAATTCTAAAAGCTTAATGGGTTTACCATCTAGTCCCCCCGCAAAATCAAATCTCCCATATAAATGCCAATGCACTTCCTCTTCCCAACTTTGTTTAATGGTATCTACAAGGTTAAAAGGAATCCCTAAATCAAAAAATAAATCCTTAT
The Helicobacter winghamensis ATCC BAA-430 DNA segment above includes these coding regions:
- a CDS encoding 2-oxoacid:acceptor oxidoreductase family protein, whose amino-acid sequence is MRRQLRFTGVGGQGVLLAGEILAEAQIRTGGYGVKAATYTSQVRGGPTKVDILLDNDEILYPYANEGEVEFMLSTAQVSYDQFKDGLKDNAIIVVEPNLVTPSEEDKKRFKIYPIPIISIAKNEVGNVVTQSVVALAVTVTLTKCVDRDLVFETMISKVPAKVVDLNKKAFELGEKYAKEALNQ
- a CDS encoding 4Fe-4S binding protein, with translation MGLLKAPDNTPVWVNENRCKACDLCVSVCPSGTLAMRLDENRVLGKMVEIIHPESCIGCQDCELHCPDFAISVADRKEFKFAKITDEAKQRAEAIKANHYMAV
- a CDS encoding 2-oxoglutarate ferredoxin oxidoreductase subunit beta; amino-acid sequence: MAFNYDEYLRVDKMPTLWCWGCGDGVILKAIVRAIDKLGWNMDDVCLVSGIGCSGRVSSYVNCNTVHTTHGRTLAYATGIKLANPTKKVIVVGGDGDGLAIGGNHTIHACRRNIDINYVLINNFIYGLTNSQTSPTTPKGMWTVTAQYGNVDPEFDPCNLAIAAGSSFVARESVLDPKKLEKVLVEGFSHEGFAFFDIFSNCHVNLGRKNKMGEAIDTLKWIDSRILSKKKFDELSDEEKVGKYPTGILHHDTNKIEYCKAYKQVQEKAQAKKGGAK
- a CDS encoding 2-oxoglutarate synthase subunit alpha produces the protein MSRELISSGNELVAHAAIDAGCKFFGGYPITPSSEVAHEMSVMLPQENGSFIQMEDEIAGISVALGASMSGVKSMTATSGPGISLKSEQIGLSFMAEVPLVIVNVMRGGPSTGLPTRVAQGDIAQAANPTHGDYQSIALCPGSLEEAYTETVRAFNLAEKFMTPVFLLLDETLGHMHGKAIVPDLSEVQKSIVNRQEFTGDKNSYKPYDVAEDAPAVLNPFFKGYRYHITGLHHGPTGFPTEDAVLSQKLIDRLFNKILSKTDEIVTYEEYKLDDADTLLIAYGSASRSAKEAVDRLREEGKKVGLFRPITLWPSPKKELAALGKRFDKILVAELNKGQYIKEVEHSMKKDVALLAKANGRPLSPIEIINKIKEL
- a CDS encoding AtpZ/AtpI family protein, producing the protein MKSKNNTNFESQKDTPKYKDAILAYSNATLGISMVLAVLIGIGIGYGLESLFGGVRWLFWLGVAWGVCAAILNVYKAYKRQKKELDALANDPKYAHCKYDED
- the hemL gene encoding glutamate-1-semialdehyde 2,1-aminomutase, translated to MESLEFLNSINDFNAAKQVIAGGVNSPVRAFKSVGGTPLFIAHAKGAYLVDVDNNTYIDFVQSWGPLIFGHCDKDIEEAVVQTAKKGLSFGAPTPLETALAKEVISIMEGIEKIRFVSSGTEATMSAIRLARAYTKREDIIKFEGCYHGHSDALLVSAGSGLATFGNPSSPGVPSDFTKHTLVATYNDLASVESCIALSEKQGSGVACVILEPIAGNMGLVPSEVEFLEGLRSLCDKHGILLIIDEVMSGFRASLSGSQEFYKVRGDLTTFGKVIGGGMPVGAFGGSAEIMDLLSPNGAVYQAGTLSGNPVAMAAGLVALQKLRANPKVYKHLESLALQLTNGLKELCASFKIPLQTCVRGSMFGFFFNANPVKNFQDALKSDTKMYAAFHQGMLNSGVYFAPSQFESGFICATMDSKMIDEVLQKAQIVLQEISRV
- a CDS encoding glutathionylspermidine synthase family protein — encoded protein: MQILNAQPLSNTDLEELGLAWHTDSDETSYISNEIIEISEQEAQSFYDAANTLYDMYVEAGQYVIDKDLFFDLGIPFNLVDTIKQSWEEEVHWHLYGRFDFAGGLDGKPIKLLEFNADTPTMVYESSIIQWALLKKNGFNESLQFNNLYEALRDNFQRMITLGDDISQFQNIYEGWKILFSSIEGSIEEERTTKLLEVIAKEAGFNTGFCYAHEAHLDEQNGLSFNGETYEFWFKLIPWESIAIDEPELAQLINAMIANKNTIFLNPAYTLLFQSKRMLKILWDLFPNHPLLLETSYQPLGKRQVKKHAFGREGESVSILDAQGNPIHTQNGDYGNYPEIYQEFALQNSNNGVFYQPNVFYAYEACALGFRKGGEILDNLSKFVAHKIK